From Kineosporia corallincola, one genomic window encodes:
- a CDS encoding ATP-dependent DNA ligase, translating to MLLSEIAAASEAVAAASARRDKIALLATCLRQAAAGPGADAPVVAAWLSGRTFQRRTGLGWASLRSAPPPAQQPTLTVREVDDALARASLLTGPGSATERQIIVTSLLATATAPEQRLLTGLISGELRQGAAAGLLVDAVASAAAVPLASVRRALAVHGDLPDVAAAALEGGASALAAFQLSVGRALAPMLAAPAPELDAALAKTGPAGVEWKLDGVRVQIHRQGDEVAVFTRTLDDITARVPEVVEAARGLTAGTTIMDGEVLATTATGRPAPFQVTSARVARRDVEKGRAATPLSLTLFDTLHVDGDDLIDLPGSARRARLEAAAPHLVVPRHLVEDPSDAAEVARAQAFSADTLARGHEGVVVKSLAATYTMGRRGAGWVKVKPRITLDLVVLAAEWGHGRRTGRLSNLHLGARDPEGEYGPPGGFVMLGKTFKGLTDQMLAWQTERLRELAERESTWVVHVRPELVVEIAFDGVQRSPRYPAGLALRFARVLAHRPDKPAAQADTITTVRAHHVVEEEDGAVTAHGSEGTEQG from the coding sequence GTGCTCCTCTCCGAGATCGCCGCGGCCTCCGAGGCCGTGGCCGCCGCCTCCGCCCGGCGCGACAAGATCGCGCTGCTGGCAACCTGTCTGCGGCAGGCCGCGGCGGGGCCGGGCGCCGATGCGCCGGTGGTCGCGGCCTGGCTCTCGGGGCGCACCTTCCAGCGCCGCACCGGTCTGGGCTGGGCGTCGCTGCGGTCGGCTCCCCCGCCCGCGCAGCAGCCCACGCTCACGGTGCGCGAGGTCGACGACGCCCTGGCCCGGGCCTCGCTGCTGACCGGGCCGGGCTCGGCCACCGAACGGCAGATCATCGTCACGTCGCTGCTGGCCACCGCCACCGCGCCCGAGCAGCGCCTGCTCACCGGCCTGATCTCCGGCGAGCTGCGGCAGGGCGCCGCCGCCGGGCTGCTGGTCGACGCCGTGGCCTCGGCCGCCGCGGTTCCCCTGGCCTCGGTGCGCCGGGCCCTCGCCGTGCACGGCGACCTGCCCGACGTGGCCGCCGCCGCGCTGGAGGGCGGTGCGAGCGCCCTGGCCGCGTTCCAGCTCTCCGTCGGCCGGGCCCTGGCACCGATGCTGGCCGCGCCCGCCCCCGAGCTCGACGCCGCGCTGGCGAAAACCGGCCCGGCGGGCGTGGAGTGGAAGCTCGACGGGGTGCGTGTGCAGATCCACCGGCAGGGCGACGAGGTGGCCGTGTTCACCCGCACCCTCGACGACATCACCGCCCGGGTGCCCGAAGTGGTCGAGGCGGCCAGGGGTCTCACCGCCGGCACCACGATCATGGACGGCGAGGTGCTCGCCACCACGGCCACCGGCCGGCCCGCACCGTTCCAGGTCACCTCGGCCCGGGTGGCCCGGCGCGACGTCGAGAAGGGCCGCGCCGCCACACCTCTCAGCCTCACGCTGTTCGACACGCTGCACGTCGACGGCGACGACCTGATCGACCTGCCGGGCTCCGCCCGGCGCGCCCGGCTGGAGGCGGCGGCGCCGCACCTCGTCGTCCCCCGGCACCTGGTCGAAGACCCCTCCGACGCCGCCGAAGTGGCCCGCGCGCAGGCGTTCTCGGCCGACACGCTGGCCCGGGGCCACGAGGGTGTGGTGGTCAAGTCGCTGGCCGCGACCTACACCATGGGCCGGCGCGGGGCGGGCTGGGTCAAGGTCAAGCCACGCATCACGCTCGACCTGGTGGTGCTCGCGGCCGAGTGGGGGCACGGGCGGCGCACCGGCAGGCTGTCCAACCTGCATCTGGGTGCCCGTGACCCGGAGGGCGAGTACGGGCCGCCGGGCGGATTCGTCATGCTCGGCAAGACCTTCAAGGGCCTGACCGACCAGATGCTGGCCTGGCAGACCGAGCGATTACGCGAGCTGGCCGAGCGGGAGTCGACGTGGGTCGTGCACGTGCGTCCCGAGCTGGTGGTCGAGATCGCCTTCGACGGGGTGCAGCGCTCGCCGCGCTACCCGGCCGGCCTGGCCCTGCGGTTCGCCCGGGTGCTGGCCCACCGGCCGGACAAGCCCGCGGCGCAGGCCGACACCATCACGACGGTGCGGGCCCATCACGTGGTCGAAGAGGAAGACGGCGCCGTCACGGCGCACGGGTCCGAGGGAACGGAGCAGGGTTGA
- a CDS encoding phosphatase PAP2 family protein, translated as MTRDDETGAITGGTAGVREAGHITSHDLTDDAPPEHEGRLVLAGLLLFLGTTLLGGFVLILVLVATVLPEVPEIDQDVSTGLHGYVLDRPLLGDVLTVIGHLTEPFVIRAVFLVLAVLLWRRGARRAVAWMAATLVIGGVLNPLIKLLVDRTRPDLPDPIYLASGSSFPSGHTTNAVMFAGIVLVLLEPSLRHHVRLPSDGRSVRGTGGRVALWLAALLFPVFVALDRLGLGVHYLTDVVGGYFFGLSVLMITLVAFSRSSTLQLWPRRQPAGPKN; from the coding sequence TTGACGCGCGACGACGAGACCGGGGCGATCACGGGCGGAACAGCCGGGGTGCGGGAGGCCGGGCACATCACTTCGCACGATCTGACCGATGACGCCCCGCCCGAGCACGAGGGCCGGCTGGTCCTCGCCGGGCTGCTGCTGTTCCTCGGCACCACGCTGCTCGGCGGGTTCGTGCTGATCCTGGTGCTGGTGGCCACGGTGCTGCCCGAGGTGCCGGAGATCGACCAGGACGTGTCCACCGGCCTGCACGGCTACGTGCTGGACCGGCCGCTGCTGGGCGACGTGCTCACTGTGATCGGGCATCTCACGGAACCGTTCGTGATCCGCGCCGTGTTCCTGGTGCTGGCCGTGCTGCTCTGGCGGCGCGGGGCGCGCCGGGCCGTGGCCTGGATGGCGGCCACCCTGGTGATCGGTGGCGTGCTCAATCCGCTGATCAAGCTGCTGGTCGACCGCACCCGCCCGGACCTGCCCGACCCGATCTACCTGGCCTCGGGGTCGAGCTTCCCGTCGGGCCACACCACCAACGCCGTGATGTTCGCGGGCATCGTGCTGGTGCTGCTGGAGCCAAGTCTGCGCCACCACGTGCGGCTGCCCTCCGACGGCCGGTCGGTTCGCGGCACCGGCGGGCGCGTGGCCCTGTGGCTGGCAGCCCTGCTGTTCCCGGTGTTCGTGGCGCTCGACCGGCTCGGGCTCGGCGTGCACTACCTGACCGACGTGGTCGGCGGGTACTTCTTCGGCCTGTCGGTGCTGATGATCACCCTGGTGGCGTTCAGCCGGAGCAGCACGCTCCAGCTGTGGCCGCGCAGACAGCCGGCCGGGCCGAAAAACTGA
- a CDS encoding DUF397 domain-containing protein: MSIDSTWIKASGADNSDEFVEMRRNGEMIEVRYSKQGETGDVLSFTPGEWDAWLDGAKKGEFDHLV; the protein is encoded by the coding sequence ATGAGCATCGACAGCACATGGATCAAGGCGAGCGGCGCTGACAACAGCGACGAGTTCGTCGAAATGCGGCGCAACGGCGAGATGATCGAGGTGCGCTACTCCAAGCAGGGCGAGACCGGCGACGTGCTCTCGTTCACTCCCGGTGAGTGGGACGCGTGGCTCGACGGCGCGAAGAAGGGCGAGTTCGACCACCTCGTGTAG
- a CDS encoding proteasome assembly chaperone family protein — MLDPRDLYTLAEEQPEEGTLERPVLVHALGGFIDAGNAGRLAGEHLLSSLDHKVVATFDVDQLYDYRARRPPMTFMENHWESYEAPQLVLEEVKDVQGQGFLMLTGPEPDIQWERFVAAVTQLVEHYDVRLTLGIHAIPMAVPHTRPSGMTAHATRKNLIDIKNVWQGNVQVPGNVAGLLELRLGQAGKDAAGFAVHVPHYLTQAEFPDAAVALVDAVADASDLTLPTGTLIEAGIETRAAIEEQVAGQPEVAAVVSALEQQYDAYVAGEANALPLADRTGELPTADELGAELERFLAEENERKGRGDA, encoded by the coding sequence GTGCTGGATCCCAGGGATCTGTACACGCTCGCCGAGGAGCAGCCCGAAGAGGGAACGCTCGAACGCCCCGTGCTGGTGCACGCTCTCGGCGGTTTCATCGACGCGGGCAACGCCGGCCGGCTGGCCGGGGAGCACCTGCTCAGCTCGCTCGACCACAAGGTCGTCGCGACGTTCGACGTGGACCAGTTGTACGACTACCGCGCGCGCCGCCCTCCCATGACGTTCATGGAGAACCACTGGGAGAGCTACGAAGCGCCGCAGCTCGTGCTCGAAGAGGTCAAAGACGTGCAGGGCCAGGGGTTCCTGATGCTGACCGGCCCGGAGCCGGACATCCAGTGGGAGCGGTTCGTGGCGGCGGTGACCCAGCTGGTCGAGCACTACGACGTGCGGCTCACCCTGGGCATCCACGCGATCCCGATGGCCGTGCCGCACACCCGGCCCTCCGGGATGACGGCGCACGCCACCCGCAAGAACCTCATCGACATCAAGAACGTGTGGCAGGGCAACGTGCAGGTGCCGGGCAACGTGGCCGGTCTGCTGGAGCTGCGGCTGGGCCAGGCCGGCAAGGACGCGGCGGGCTTCGCCGTGCACGTGCCGCACTACCTCACCCAGGCCGAGTTCCCCGACGCCGCGGTCGCCCTGGTCGACGCGGTCGCCGACGCCTCCGACCTGACCCTGCCCACCGGCACCCTGATCGAGGCGGGCATCGAGACCCGGGCCGCGATCGAGGAGCAGGTGGCCGGGCAGCCCGAGGTGGCGGCAGTGGTCAGCGCCCTGGAGCAGCAGTACGACGCCTACGTGGCGGGCGAGGCCAACGCCCTGCCGCTCGCGGACCGCACGGGTGAGCTGCCCACGGCCGACGAGCTGGGTGCCGAGCTGGAGCGCTTCCTGGCCGAGGAGAACGAGCGCAAGGGCCGCGGGGACGCCTAG
- a CDS encoding PadR family transcriptional regulator, giving the protein MRTQENEQTQEYNHDGPAWGSPDGSGDGERPGRGGGGRRGRGRFSPDREGREGREGRPEFGHRRHGHRHGPGSGRGPGFGPGFGPGFGPGFGPRAARGGIDPNDFPEDDDHRDEFRGGGPFPGGRRGFGRFGPGGFGPGGFGPGGFGPGGFGRGGWGPGGDGPGRGGGRGRGGRRPRGNVRAAILALLDEEPRQGYHGYAIMNELTKRSGGLWRPSPGSVYPVLQQLQDEGLVKAEDAEGGRKVFSITDAGHETVGQNPAEHTEPWSMAGPGQRQRVMTLFEGMGALGQATQQIAQLGSDEQVERAREALDEARRRIYRILAEDEPVPPTTPAPESAPGEKGDAE; this is encoded by the coding sequence ATGCGCACGCAGGAGAACGAGCAGACGCAGGAGTACAACCACGACGGACCGGCCTGGGGTTCCCCGGACGGGTCCGGCGACGGTGAGCGGCCGGGCCGCGGAGGCGGTGGCCGCCGGGGCCGTGGCCGGTTCAGCCCCGATCGTGAAGGCCGTGAAGGTCGTGAGGGCAGGCCGGAGTTCGGTCACCGTCGCCACGGCCACCGGCACGGCCCGGGTTCCGGGCGGGGCCCTGGCTTCGGTCCTGGCTTCGGCCCTGGGTTCGGGCCGGGCTTCGGGCCTCGGGCCGCTCGCGGCGGGATCGACCCGAACGACTTCCCGGAGGACGACGACCACCGTGACGAGTTCCGCGGGGGCGGTCCGTTCCCCGGCGGACGGCGGGGTTTCGGCCGGTTCGGTCCGGGCGGTTTCGGCCCCGGTGGGTTCGGTCCGGGTGGGTTCGGTCCGGGCGGTTTCGGCCGTGGGGGCTGGGGTCCCGGCGGTGACGGACCGGGCCGGGGCGGCGGTCGGGGCCGGGGAGGGCGTCGTCCCCGGGGCAACGTCCGCGCCGCGATCCTCGCCCTGCTGGACGAGGAGCCGCGTCAGGGCTACCACGGCTACGCGATCATGAACGAGCTGACCAAGCGCAGCGGCGGTCTGTGGCGCCCCAGCCCGGGGTCGGTCTACCCGGTGCTCCAGCAGTTGCAGGACGAGGGGCTGGTCAAGGCGGAGGACGCCGAGGGGGGCCGCAAGGTCTTCTCGATCACCGACGCCGGGCACGAGACGGTCGGGCAGAACCCGGCGGAGCACACCGAGCCCTGGTCGATGGCCGGGCCCGGGCAGCGTCAGCGGGTCATGACCCTGTTCGAGGGCATGGGCGCGCTGGGGCAGGCGACGCAGCAGATCGCCCAGCTGGGTTCCGACGAGCAGGTCGAGCGGGCCCGTGAGGCGCTCGACGAGGCCCGCCGCCGGATCTACCGCATCCTGGCCGAGGACGAGCCGGTCCCGCCCACGACGCCGGCGCCGGAGTCGGCGCCGGGTGAGAAGGGCGACGCGGAGTAG
- a CDS encoding alkaline phosphatase D family protein encodes MPSLILGPVLRHVGPSHATVWVEVDTRCEVSVLGAQETTFEVSGHHYALVQVTGLPEGAVLDYDVRLNGDLVWPPVRDSEQSRTPGVSESGSPSSSGPSALSQSGHRSRRVTGLPSSTIRTLEPGRAQRIAFGSCRVPTQRTVEGRRKYGVDALEAYAVRIATDPDGGRPDLMVMLGDQVYADETTELTRQRIATRRDLSQPPGGEVADFEEYTWLYHESWSDPQIRWLMSTVPTAMIFDDHDVHDDWNTSRSWRADVKKTSWWSERILGGLVSYWVYQHIGNLSPDELADDAVYQRVRALAAEGEDAAPYLREFAAMADAEADGGKGYRWSFWRDLGNTRLVVIDSRCGRMLDGGTRSMLSDAEFDWVSDRVIGDYDHLLIGTSLPWLMAPAVHQVEAWSEHLAEGPGRLRSGFGEKLRRAADLEHWPAFHDSFDRLARLIADVAAGERGSRAPATVCVLSGDVHHSYVCEADVTPLMGTVPAEPSKVYQLTCSPVHNTIPGVMRLAFSVSWTRPVTRLARVLFTRPRTIPETLMRWWVVGGPLFGNAISTLVLEGRAARVVLESTRAAEPLPPRNRLTVATPGHEPDNQWALTEDDWDPARYPLDVEVARDLSQDAGAG; translated from the coding sequence GTGCCCTCCCTGATCCTCGGTCCTGTCCTACGGCACGTAGGCCCCTCTCACGCCACTGTCTGGGTCGAGGTGGACACCCGCTGTGAGGTGTCCGTGCTCGGCGCCCAGGAGACGACCTTCGAGGTCAGCGGCCATCACTACGCCCTGGTGCAGGTGACCGGCCTGCCCGAGGGGGCGGTGCTGGACTATGACGTGCGTCTCAACGGTGACCTGGTGTGGCCACCGGTGCGAGATTCGGAACAGTCTCGTACGCCCGGCGTGTCGGAATCCGGTTCCCCGAGTTCGTCCGGTCCCTCGGCACTTTCACAGTCGGGTCACAGGTCCCGGCGGGTCACTGGGCTCCCGTCGTCCACCATTCGGACGCTGGAACCCGGGCGCGCCCAGCGGATCGCCTTCGGCTCGTGCCGGGTGCCCACACAGCGCACGGTGGAGGGGCGCCGGAAGTACGGGGTGGACGCCCTGGAGGCCTATGCCGTGCGGATCGCCACCGATCCGGACGGGGGCAGGCCGGACCTGATGGTCATGCTCGGCGACCAGGTCTACGCCGACGAGACCACCGAGCTCACCCGGCAGCGCATCGCCACCCGTCGCGACCTGTCGCAGCCGCCGGGCGGTGAGGTGGCCGACTTCGAGGAGTACACCTGGCTCTACCACGAGTCCTGGAGCGACCCGCAGATCCGCTGGCTGATGTCCACCGTGCCGACCGCGATGATCTTCGACGACCACGACGTGCACGACGACTGGAACACCTCGCGCTCCTGGCGGGCCGACGTGAAGAAGACGTCGTGGTGGTCCGAGCGCATCCTCGGCGGCCTGGTGTCGTACTGGGTGTACCAGCACATCGGCAACCTCTCGCCGGACGAGCTGGCCGACGACGCGGTGTACCAGCGGGTGCGGGCGCTGGCGGCGGAGGGTGAGGACGCGGCGCCGTACCTGCGCGAGTTCGCCGCCATGGCCGACGCCGAGGCCGACGGCGGCAAGGGCTACCGCTGGTCGTTCTGGCGCGACCTGGGGAACACCCGGCTGGTCGTGATCGACTCCCGGTGCGGGCGCATGCTCGACGGCGGCACCCGCTCGATGCTGTCGGACGCCGAGTTCGACTGGGTGTCCGACCGGGTCATCGGCGACTACGACCACCTGCTGATCGGTACCTCGCTGCCCTGGCTGATGGCTCCGGCCGTACACCAGGTGGAGGCGTGGAGCGAGCACCTGGCCGAGGGGCCCGGCCGGCTGCGGTCCGGATTCGGCGAGAAGCTGCGCCGGGCGGCCGATCTGGAGCACTGGCCGGCGTTCCACGACTCGTTCGACCGGCTGGCCCGGCTGATCGCCGACGTGGCCGCGGGCGAACGCGGCTCGCGGGCGCCGGCCACGGTCTGCGTGCTGTCCGGCGACGTGCACCACAGCTACGTCTGCGAGGCCGACGTGACCCCGCTGATGGGGACGGTGCCCGCCGAGCCCTCGAAGGTGTACCAGCTGACCTGCTCGCCGGTGCACAACACGATCCCGGGCGTGATGCGCCTGGCGTTCAGCGTGTCCTGGACGCGTCCGGTCACCCGGCTCGCCCGGGTGCTGTTCACCCGTCCCCGCACCATTCCCGAGACCCTGATGCGCTGGTGGGTGGTCGGCGGGCCGCTGTTCGGCAACGCCATCTCCACCCTGGTGCTGGAGGGGCGCGCCGCCCGGGTGGTGCTGGAGTCCACCCGCGCCGCCGAGCCCCTGCCTCCGCGCAACCGCCTCACCGTGGCCACGCCCGGGCACGAGCCGGACAATCAGTGGGCGCTGACCGAGGACGACTGGGACCCGGCCCGCTACCCCCTGGATGTCGAGGTGGCGCGGGATCTTTCGCAGGATGCGGGGGCGGGGTAG
- a CDS encoding penicillin-binding transpeptidase domain-containing protein, whose amino-acid sequence MNRRVLIYVLVAVLVVAGAGGAALYLLRDQDHSAAQKTAAEAFGRAWTGGTLGSLGFATGKAKDPAGSIQTLTAGLTSEKTDKPTAVTVGEPAQAEDGTTATVPLHVTWTLAGDQKWEYDTTLTLAEQEDAWLPQYSSSLVHPDLTGEYAGATLEADTLTGSRGRILGADDKVLVEDRDVVVVGIQKSAADNVENSVNQVASVVGVDGAALLKRVKAASADTFVDAITLRKAAYDQLKSKLQPISGAVFQEKQLSLAPTSDFARPLIGTVGAATADIVEESGGRVQAGDETGLSGLQRTYDEQLSGTPGVVVTAVPAKGAGADPGKELYRAEAAAGEDLKITLDEDIQKAADKALATSKKLAGMVAIDTNTGNVLAIANGGGSNGNSYNRALLGQYPPGSTFKIASTLGLLEYGGMTADKTVNCPKTISVGGRTFSNSEDEEFGAVKFSVDFAHSCNTAFVGSAKLIDQGELAKAAKSIGYGQPNATGVTAFLGSVPTDGDAVEHAASMIGQSKVLASPLAVAGASAAVASGTYHAPTLVLNGTTGDDSTDDEDADDSADDSGSSTGSASAAVGSVDDVKLDATAVKTLRSLMRGVVTNGTATALKNVPGGAVAGKTGTAEFGSDNPPKTHAWFTGYQGDIAFAVVVEDGGFGAETAVPLVKKFLTDLAS is encoded by the coding sequence GTGAACCGTCGCGTGCTGATCTACGTCCTGGTGGCCGTGCTGGTCGTTGCGGGGGCAGGGGGTGCGGCCCTGTACCTGTTACGCGATCAGGACCACAGCGCGGCACAGAAGACCGCGGCCGAGGCGTTCGGCCGGGCCTGGACCGGCGGCACGCTCGGCTCGCTGGGCTTCGCCACCGGCAAGGCCAAGGACCCGGCCGGGTCGATCCAGACCCTCACGGCCGGCCTGACGAGCGAGAAGACCGACAAGCCCACCGCGGTCACCGTCGGCGAGCCGGCCCAGGCCGAGGACGGCACCACCGCGACCGTGCCGCTGCACGTCACCTGGACGCTGGCCGGCGACCAGAAGTGGGAGTACGACACCACGCTGACGCTGGCCGAGCAGGAGGACGCCTGGCTGCCGCAGTACAGCTCGTCGCTGGTGCACCCCGACCTCACCGGCGAGTACGCCGGTGCCACGCTGGAGGCCGACACGCTGACCGGCTCGCGCGGGCGCATTCTCGGCGCCGACGACAAGGTGCTGGTCGAAGACCGTGACGTGGTCGTGGTCGGCATCCAGAAGTCGGCCGCCGACAACGTCGAGAACAGCGTCAACCAGGTCGCCAGCGTGGTGGGGGTGGACGGCGCCGCTCTGCTGAAGCGGGTGAAGGCAGCCTCCGCCGACACCTTCGTGGACGCGATCACCCTGCGCAAGGCCGCCTACGACCAGCTGAAGAGCAAGCTCCAGCCGATCTCCGGCGCGGTGTTCCAGGAGAAGCAGCTGTCCCTGGCCCCCACCTCCGACTTCGCCCGGCCGCTGATCGGCACGGTCGGAGCCGCCACCGCCGACATCGTCGAGGAGTCCGGCGGCCGGGTGCAGGCCGGCGACGAGACCGGCCTGTCCGGCCTCCAGCGCACCTACGACGAGCAGCTGTCCGGCACGCCGGGCGTGGTGGTCACCGCGGTCCCGGCCAAGGGCGCGGGCGCCGACCCGGGCAAGGAGCTCTACCGGGCCGAGGCCGCGGCCGGCGAGGACCTGAAGATCACCCTCGACGAAGACATCCAGAAGGCCGCCGACAAGGCCCTGGCCACCTCGAAGAAGCTGGCCGGGATGGTGGCGATCGACACGAATACCGGCAACGTGCTGGCCATCGCGAACGGCGGCGGCTCGAACGGCAACAGCTACAACCGGGCCCTGCTCGGCCAGTACCCGCCGGGCTCGACCTTCAAGATCGCCTCCACGCTGGGCCTGCTGGAGTACGGCGGGATGACGGCGGACAAGACCGTGAACTGCCCCAAGACGATCAGCGTGGGCGGCCGCACGTTCAGCAACTCCGAGGACGAGGAGTTCGGCGCGGTGAAGTTCTCCGTGGACTTCGCGCACTCCTGCAACACCGCGTTCGTCGGCAGCGCCAAGCTGATCGACCAGGGCGAGCTGGCGAAGGCGGCCAAGTCGATCGGGTACGGCCAGCCGAACGCCACCGGCGTCACCGCCTTCCTGGGCTCGGTGCCCACCGACGGCGACGCGGTGGAGCACGCCGCCTCGATGATCGGCCAGAGCAAGGTGCTGGCCAGCCCGCTGGCCGTGGCCGGGGCCTCGGCGGCGGTCGCCTCCGGCACCTACCACGCCCCCACGCTGGTGCTGAACGGCACGACCGGTGACGACAGCACGGACGACGAGGACGCTGACGACAGCGCCGACGACTCGGGCAGCTCCACCGGCTCGGCGAGCGCCGCGGTGGGCTCGGTCGACGACGTGAAACTGGACGCCACGGCAGTGAAGACGCTGCGCTCGCTGATGCGCGGCGTAGTGACGAACGGCACGGCCACCGCACTCAAGAACGTGCCGGGCGGGGCGGTCGCCGGCAAGACGGGTACGGCGGAGTTCGGCAGCGACAACCCGCCCAAGACCCACGCCTGGTTCACCGGCTACCAGGGCGACATCGCGTTCGCCGTGGTGGTGGAGGACGGCGGTTTCGGAGCCGAGACCGCGGTGCCTCTGGTGAAGAAGTTCCTGACCGATCTCGCGTCGTAA
- a CDS encoding glycosyltransferase family 87 protein, with the protein MSTMTSRLADRGLRVWLVLMLLAGVGLAGGWIAKAPCVDTYRLASGQEALDWRDARQYSLHCYSDTIPLYGVDHLQDGSLPYKTTWTDADGTVRAMEYPVVTGLLQYGVMKVTKAWVATTGDTRPEVVVYFTIMAIVLAVSWLVAVACTIPLAAKKWHVALMALSPLVFVHAFTNFDTLAVALCSGGMLAWARRRPVLAGLLLGVGAAAKLYPLFVLGPLLILCWRSGTMRPWVRATLATAAAWVVVNAPFALLYPRGWWEFFRLNSTRPADHDSIYNALTTFTSWQGFDGPLYSGQSPEKLNAFSLIAFLVLCLVIGVIGLTAPRRPRLASLLFLVVAAFLLTNKVWSPQYSLWLVPLAVLALPRVIPLLIWMGLDAYLWYPRLGYFLGLQDPARGNSSEYFLTVVVLRDLIVVVICAMIVHTIYRPEADPVRRAGLDDPAFGPVDDHLPDRRLLPQR; encoded by the coding sequence ATGAGCACGATGACCAGCAGACTTGCCGATCGTGGGCTGCGGGTGTGGCTGGTCCTGATGCTGCTGGCCGGAGTCGGCCTGGCCGGTGGGTGGATCGCCAAGGCGCCCTGCGTCGACACCTACCGCCTGGCCTCCGGTCAGGAGGCACTCGACTGGCGGGACGCCCGGCAGTACTCGCTGCACTGCTACTCGGACACGATCCCGTTGTACGGCGTGGACCATCTGCAAGACGGTTCGCTGCCCTACAAGACCACCTGGACCGATGCCGACGGCACGGTGCGGGCCATGGAGTACCCGGTCGTCACCGGGCTGCTCCAGTACGGCGTGATGAAGGTGACGAAGGCCTGGGTCGCGACCACCGGCGACACCCGGCCCGAGGTCGTCGTCTACTTCACGATCATGGCGATCGTGCTGGCCGTCTCCTGGCTGGTGGCCGTGGCCTGCACCATCCCGCTGGCGGCGAAGAAGTGGCACGTGGCGCTGATGGCGCTGTCGCCACTGGTGTTCGTGCACGCGTTCACCAACTTCGACACCCTGGCCGTGGCCCTGTGCTCGGGCGGCATGCTGGCCTGGGCCCGCCGCCGGCCGGTGCTGGCCGGGCTGCTGCTGGGCGTGGGCGCGGCAGCCAAGCTGTACCCGCTGTTCGTGCTCGGCCCGCTGCTGATCCTCTGCTGGCGCTCCGGCACGATGCGGCCGTGGGTGCGGGCCACGCTGGCCACGGCCGCCGCCTGGGTGGTGGTCAACGCCCCGTTCGCCCTGCTCTACCCGCGCGGCTGGTGGGAGTTCTTCCGGCTGAACTCGACCCGCCCGGCCGACCACGACTCGATCTACAACGCGCTCACCACGTTCACCAGCTGGCAGGGGTTCGACGGACCGCTGTACTCCGGCCAGTCGCCGGAGAAGCTGAACGCCTTCTCGCTGATCGCGTTCCTGGTGCTGTGCCTGGTGATCGGGGTGATCGGCCTGACCGCCCCGCGTCGTCCCCGGTTGGCGTCCCTGCTGTTCCTGGTGGTCGCCGCGTTCCTGCTGACGAACAAGGTGTGGAGCCCGCAGTACTCGCTGTGGCTGGTGCCGCTGGCCGTGCTGGCCCTGCCCCGGGTGATCCCGCTGCTGATCTGGATGGGGCTGGACGCCTACCTCTGGTACCCGAGGCTGGGCTACTTCCTCGGCCTGCAAGACCCGGCCCGCGGCAACTCGTCCGAGTACTTCCTCACCGTGGTGGTGCTGCGCGACCTGATCGTGGTGGTGATCTGCGCCATGATCGTGCACACGATCTACCGGCCGGAGGCCGATCCGGTGCGCCGTGCCGGGCTGGACGATCCGGCCTTCGGGCCGGTCGACGACCACCTGCCGGACCGCCGCCTGCTTCCTCAGCGTTGA
- a CDS encoding M50 family metallopeptidase, whose amino-acid sequence MSAVDTTDLSWDNLSWDNLSWDSLGDERVLVIVLLVAAVVLTGERTTWHVLRNVVTIAHEGGHAVAALLMGRELAGIKLHSDTSGVTLSRGKPRGLGMIFTAVAGYPAPSLIGVGLAALIGLDRIQWLLWIVVGLLAILLTQIRNAFGLLTVVGTGAAAVAVIVWGNDRTALGFACAVTWLLLIGGLRAVIELQRSRRAQGSGRRGGPPVTSDADQLAWLSHVPGLFWVCVFFAVSVISIVAGGWLMLSWNP is encoded by the coding sequence ATGTCAGCGGTGGACACCACGGATCTCTCCTGGGACAACCTCTCCTGGGACAACCTCTCCTGGGACTCGCTCGGCGACGAACGCGTGCTGGTCATCGTGTTACTGGTCGCCGCGGTCGTGCTCACCGGCGAGCGCACCACCTGGCACGTGCTGCGCAACGTGGTCACCATCGCGCACGAGGGCGGGCACGCGGTGGCGGCGCTGCTGATGGGCCGGGAACTGGCCGGCATCAAGCTGCACTCCGACACCTCCGGCGTCACGCTCTCCCGGGGCAAGCCGCGGGGCCTGGGCATGATCTTCACCGCCGTCGCCGGCTACCCGGCGCCCTCACTGATCGGCGTCGGGCTGGCGGCGCTGATCGGGCTGGACCGGATCCAGTGGCTGCTCTGGATCGTGGTCGGGCTGCTGGCGATCCTGCTCACCCAGATCCGCAACGCGTTCGGTCTGCTCACCGTGGTGGGCACCGGGGCCGCGGCGGTCGCGGTGATCGTCTGGGGCAACGACCGCACCGCCCTCGGCTTCGCCTGCGCGGTCACCTGGCTGCTGCTGATCGGTGGGCTGCGCGCGGTGATCGAGCTCCAGCGCTCGCGGCGGGCCCAGGGCAGCGGGCGGCGGGGCGGGCCGCCGGTGACCTCGGACGCCGACCAGCTGGCCTGGCTGAGTCACGTGCCCGGGCTGTTCTGGGTGTGCGTGTTCTTCGCGGTCTCGGTGATCTCGATCGTGGCCGGCGGCTGGCTGATGCTCAGCTGGAACCCGTGA